A region from the Saccharomonospora azurea NA-128 genome encodes:
- a CDS encoding VOC family protein, translating to MATPGSIKLDCVVLDCLDPVGLARFYGELLGWKADEPENGGRWVTLRNPEGGVHLAFQRDLDFRPSTWPSGERPQMLHLDFAVTDIEGQHRRAIELGATLLQDPPADFTVYADPAGHPFCLCACGVQ from the coding sequence ATGGCGACTCCGGGGTCGATCAAGCTGGACTGTGTGGTGCTCGACTGTCTCGACCCGGTCGGGCTGGCCCGGTTCTACGGCGAGCTGCTCGGCTGGAAGGCCGACGAGCCCGAGAACGGCGGCAGGTGGGTGACGCTGCGGAATCCCGAGGGCGGAGTGCACCTGGCGTTCCAACGTGACCTGGACTTCCGGCCGTCGACGTGGCCGTCCGGCGAACGCCCGCAGATGCTGCACCTGGACTTCGCGGTGACGGACATCGAGGGGCAGCACCGCAGGGCGATCGAGCTCGGGGCGACCTTGTTGCAGGACCCGCCCGCGGACTTCACGGTCTACGCCGATCCGGCCGGGCACCCGTTCTGTCTCTGCGCGTGCGGCGTGCAGTAG
- a CDS encoding CGNR zinc finger domain-containing protein — MDADVTLLLDFLNTVDVEEGTDVLATEQTWSEWAAARDLPADPLRTAAAARDALRTAAGSPAGEQAEIHDLLPPLAVTLSPEGVELAPATAVAAVLAAAARLTTSGQWDRIKICPAENCRWAFHDRSPNRSRAWCSMRVCGNRQKVRSYRRRSTSSSVSVEFS, encoded by the coding sequence GTGGACGCGGACGTGACCCTGCTGCTCGACTTCCTGAACACCGTCGACGTCGAGGAGGGCACGGACGTGCTCGCCACGGAACAGACCTGGTCGGAGTGGGCCGCCGCACGGGACCTGCCCGCCGACCCCCTGCGTACCGCCGCCGCGGCCCGGGACGCCCTGCGTACCGCCGCCGGGAGTCCGGCTGGCGAGCAGGCCGAGATTCACGACCTGCTACCGCCGTTGGCGGTGACACTGTCGCCGGAGGGCGTGGAACTGGCGCCGGCGACCGCCGTGGCCGCCGTTCTCGCCGCCGCCGCGCGACTCACGACGTCGGGCCAGTGGGACCGCATCAAGATCTGCCCGGCCGAGAACTGCCGTTGGGCGTTCCACGACCGGTCACCGAACCGCTCGCGGGCCTGGTGTTCGATGCGGGTGTGCGGCAACCGCCAGAAGGTCCGCTCCTACCGACGGCGCTCCACGAGTTCCTCGGTTTCCGTTGAATTCTCGTGA